A genome region from Deinococcus sp. KNUC1210 includes the following:
- the lepB gene encoding signal peptidase I, giving the protein MSQPESTSPVTSGSATPAPSFLRRLWKELLEPIVFAVVITQFLGTVVGVDGVSMMPNLRHHERVFVPKYETWLHKAGIGDFHRGDILIFRPPAGAVELRSFLNLGIAKYRPFLIKRLIGLPGDKIRISQGVTYVNGKALDAAFTTDYWKTQGCWDTSSPQANNAAVMGATVPTTQQEITVPEGQYFVQGDNRTEQGSEDSRLFGTIPRSDVAGRATAVIWPIMRQETAKYDCNWRGGDPATAVTFSGKSVLNWRGLGRPAAFENVPNP; this is encoded by the coding sequence ATGAGCCAACCTGAATCGACCAGTCCGGTCACGTCCGGATCAGCAACGCCTGCGCCCAGCTTTTTGCGCCGCCTCTGGAAGGAGTTGCTGGAACCCATCGTCTTCGCGGTGGTCATCACTCAGTTTCTCGGCACGGTGGTCGGCGTGGACGGCGTGAGCATGATGCCCAACCTGCGCCACCACGAGCGCGTCTTCGTGCCCAAATACGAGACCTGGCTGCACAAAGCCGGTATCGGAGATTTTCACCGGGGCGACATCCTGATCTTCAGACCGCCCGCCGGAGCCGTGGAACTCAGAAGCTTCCTGAACCTGGGAATCGCCAAGTACCGTCCCTTCCTGATCAAGCGGCTGATCGGACTGCCCGGCGACAAGATCCGGATCTCGCAGGGCGTCACCTACGTGAACGGCAAAGCGCTCGACGCGGCCTTCACCACCGATTACTGGAAGACCCAGGGCTGCTGGGATACCTCGAGTCCGCAGGCGAACAATGCGGCGGTCATGGGCGCGACCGTGCCCACCACCCAGCAGGAAATCACCGTGCCTGAGGGCCAGTATTTCGTGCAGGGCGACAACCGTACCGAGCAGGGCAGCGAAGACTCGCGCCTGTTCGGTACCATTCCGCGCAGCGACGTGGCAGGCCGCGCCACCGCCGTCATCTGGCCGATCATGCGCCAGGAAACGGCCAAGTACGACTGCAACTGGAGAGGCGGCGATCCTGCCACCGCCGTGACCTTCAGCGGCAAGAGCGTGCTGAACTGGCGCGGTCTGGGCCGCCCGGCAGCGTTCGAGAACGTGCCCAATCCCTGA
- a CDS encoding thioredoxin family protein has translation MKKILPAVLFSAVLLASSQPLASQLTYDSSHDPWNDFSIAQKEAKLKKLNILIDIGGDWCIDCRHLDEFFNSNTTLKDYLLKNFIVLKVYEGGERDNSDFLSQLPRTGWVPSLFVVRADGKILDVMDARKLAAGNTYDPKKMQAFLSKWSVKK, from the coding sequence GTGAAGAAAATCCTGCCTGCCGTCTTGTTCTCCGCTGTACTCCTGGCTTCTTCTCAGCCTCTGGCGTCTCAGCTTACCTACGATTCCAGTCACGACCCCTGGAATGATTTTTCTATTGCCCAAAAAGAGGCAAAACTCAAAAAGCTGAACATCCTGATCGATATAGGTGGCGACTGGTGCATAGATTGCCGTCATCTGGATGAGTTTTTCAATTCAAATACTACGCTGAAAGACTACCTGCTCAAAAATTTTATAGTTCTTAAAGTGTACGAAGGCGGAGAACGCGATAACAGCGATTTTCTCTCTCAGCTTCCTCGAACCGGCTGGGTTCCTTCTCTCTTCGTGGTCAGGGCAGATGGAAAGATTCTGGATGTCATGGATGCCCGCAAGCTGGCCGCAGGAAATACCTACGATCCTAAAAAGATGCAGGCGTTCCTGTCGAAGTGGAGTGTAAAGAAGTAA
- a CDS encoding M36 family metallopeptidase codes for MKNRMGLLGLCTVVLLAACSQPQTASPTAAPISALGGAGKPATGATTARAQAFLPNPVQTSGDESLSDNKDAASAVPASAYYPVTLTNLDGSGFLSGDYAKILSETGTPVYGSGPFQFTRDQDQFEQVMAYFWVTEAQKYLQSLGFGTEFPAVNKRQQQVRVSQWGQDNSFQTDKQDLLRFGKGGVDDAEDGEVIVHEYGHAVQAAQIPGFGSSLEAGSIGEAFGDYLALSVSEAVARANGAPILTPLPCLMDWDSTSYTNTTPHCIRRTDTNKHYPQDVVGEVHADGEIWSRALWDIRRALGARPADRVIVDAQFSFSPDTTFAAAAQATVETAQRLYGTSTAAAVRTAFVNRGILH; via the coding sequence ATGAAGAACCGTATGGGCCTGTTGGGCCTGTGTACCGTCGTTCTGCTCGCAGCGTGTTCTCAGCCGCAGACCGCCTCTCCTACAGCGGCCCCCATATCGGCGCTGGGAGGAGCTGGAAAGCCTGCCACCGGCGCGACCACCGCCAGAGCGCAGGCGTTTTTGCCCAACCCCGTGCAGACGAGCGGCGACGAGTCGCTGAGCGACAACAAGGATGCAGCCAGCGCCGTGCCTGCCAGCGCCTATTATCCGGTCACGCTCACCAACCTCGATGGCAGCGGCTTCCTCAGCGGAGATTACGCCAAGATTCTCAGCGAGACCGGAACGCCCGTGTACGGCAGCGGGCCGTTCCAGTTCACCCGCGATCAGGACCAGTTCGAGCAGGTGATGGCGTACTTCTGGGTGACAGAGGCGCAGAAGTACCTTCAGTCCCTCGGCTTCGGCACAGAATTTCCCGCCGTCAACAAGCGGCAGCAGCAGGTAAGAGTGAGCCAGTGGGGTCAGGACAATTCGTTCCAGACCGATAAACAGGACCTGTTGCGCTTTGGCAAGGGTGGCGTAGACGACGCCGAAGACGGTGAGGTCATCGTTCATGAGTACGGGCACGCGGTACAGGCGGCGCAGATTCCCGGCTTCGGCAGCAGTCTGGAAGCGGGCAGCATCGGGGAAGCGTTCGGAGATTATCTGGCGCTCAGCGTGTCGGAGGCCGTCGCCAGGGCCAACGGAGCTCCTATCCTGACCCCCCTGCCCTGCCTGATGGACTGGGACAGCACGTCGTACACCAACACCACGCCGCACTGCATCCGGCGCACCGACACCAACAAGCACTATCCGCAGGACGTGGTCGGGGAAGTCCATGCCGACGGCGAGATCTGGTCACGTGCCCTGTGGGACATCCGGCGTGCCCTGGGAGCGCGGCCCGCTGACCGAGTCATCGTGGACGCACAGTTCAGCTTTTCCCCCGACACGACGTTTGCCGCCGCCGCGCAGGCCACGGTCGAGACGGCGCAGCGCCTGTACGGAACCAGCACGGCTGCTGCCGTCAGAACCGCCTTCGTGAACCGGGGCATTCTGCACTAG
- the mqnB gene encoding futalosine hydrolase, with the protein MSGADILIVVATAGEAALLGELGARLVVCGVGPVAAALATQRALLGGPAPALVVSAGIGGAFPGSGLQLGQAALASEMLYGDLGAWDEGEFLPLDALGLSALPEGAGTAAQRAGRFAAWDGGSAFAARAGLAYGPFVTLSSVTGSDEQAAALARRVPGVLIEGMEGAGVAHAAALHGVPCTELRGVSNPVGPRDRSGWQIGPALAAMTAGLAQLTQAVRG; encoded by the coding sequence ATGAGCGGGGCAGACATTCTGATCGTGGTGGCGACGGCGGGCGAGGCGGCGCTGCTGGGCGAGCTTGGCGCACGCCTGGTGGTCTGCGGCGTGGGGCCAGTGGCGGCGGCCCTCGCGACCCAGCGGGCGCTGCTGGGCGGCCCGGCTCCGGCCCTGGTCGTGAGCGCGGGCATCGGCGGGGCCTTTCCCGGCAGCGGCCTACAGCTCGGACAGGCGGCGTTGGCGTCCGAGATGCTGTACGGCGACCTGGGTGCCTGGGACGAGGGCGAGTTTCTGCCGCTGGACGCACTCGGCCTGAGCGCCCTGCCAGAAGGCGCGGGCACGGCGGCTCAGCGGGCCGGGCGCTTTGCTGCCTGGGACGGGGGCAGCGCGTTCGCGGCGCGGGCGGGCCTGGCGTATGGCCCCTTCGTCACGCTCAGCAGTGTGACCGGCAGCGACGAGCAGGCAGCGGCCCTGGCCCGGCGCGTTCCCGGCGTGCTGATCGAGGGCATGGAAGGCGCTGGCGTGGCGCATGCGGCGGCGCTGCACGGCGTGCCCTGTACCGAGCTGCGCGGCGTCTCGAACCCGGTCGGGCCGCGTGACCGTTCGGGGTGGCAGATCGGGCCAGCACTGGCCGCCATGACCGCCGGACTGGCGCAGTTGACGCAGGCAGTTCGAGGGTGA
- a CDS encoding peroxiredoxin, whose translation MHLRIGGPAPEFQARSDDGQHVSSASLAGGWAVVFFFPKSGTTGCRLEARQFQQVLPEFGQLNTRIIGVSTDTEAKQALFREQCQLSFPLLPDGDRTIGRAFGVVGLLGLAKRQTFLIDPQGRLAHHWRSVQPAQHAAEVLEKIRTLQAAATATGR comes from the coding sequence ATGCATCTGCGTATCGGCGGCCCCGCTCCCGAATTTCAGGCCCGCAGCGACGACGGTCAGCATGTGAGTTCCGCGTCGCTGGCAGGCGGCTGGGCCGTGGTCTTCTTCTTTCCGAAGTCAGGAACGACCGGCTGCCGTCTGGAAGCGCGGCAGTTTCAGCAGGTATTGCCGGAGTTCGGACAGCTCAACACCCGCATCATCGGCGTCAGCACCGACACCGAGGCCAAGCAGGCCCTGTTCCGCGAGCAGTGTCAGCTCTCGTTTCCGCTGCTGCCCGACGGAGACCGCACAATCGGGCGGGCGTTTGGCGTCGTGGGCCTGCTGGGACTGGCAAAGCGGCAGACCTTCCTGATCGACCCACAGGGACGGCTGGCGCACCACTGGCGCAGCGTTCAACCGGCCCAGCACGCCGCCGAAGTGCTGGAAAAAATACGAACGCTTCAGGCTGCGGCCACAGCCACGGGCCGATAG
- a CDS encoding DUF503 domain-containing protein, which yields MQLGYLGVLTLRLEMPWVSNLKEKRALVRPVVERLKARFPVTVARLDGLDAHDWEIIGVATISNDREWVEQTLKMASDYVASNGEYRVTGEESAVSPLDEVLGYDADEDEEDTEDELD from the coding sequence ATGCAGCTCGGCTATCTGGGCGTGCTGACGTTGCGGCTGGAAATGCCCTGGGTCAGCAACCTGAAGGAAAAACGCGCCCTTGTCAGGCCGGTGGTCGAACGTCTGAAAGCCCGCTTTCCGGTCACGGTGGCCCGGCTGGACGGGCTGGACGCCCACGACTGGGAGATCATCGGCGTGGCGACCATCTCCAACGACCGCGAATGGGTGGAACAGACGCTCAAGATGGCCTCGGACTACGTGGCCTCGAACGGCGAATACCGTGTAACCGGCGAAGAGAGCGCCGTCAGTCCCCTTGATGAAGTGCTCGGCTACGACGCCGATGAAGACGAAGAGGACACGGAAGACGAGCTGGACTGA
- a CDS encoding 2'-5' RNA ligase family protein, translating to MRVKQWQAALGHVITTPHITLKAPGQWTAAQLAACRSSAAACAPFTVELGGPATFDERVIFLKAGGDGLAAVHATLVSALGEVPGTFELGGYHPHLTLALSWRPLHGTWQNALASARAEFADLEAAPLRFTASRVALFEKHRAGQPYQVAERWELA from the coding sequence GTGCGGGTAAAGCAGTGGCAGGCAGCGCTGGGCCACGTCATCACCACGCCCCACATCACGCTCAAGGCGCCCGGCCAGTGGACCGCCGCGCAACTCGCCGCCTGCCGCAGCAGCGCGGCGGCCTGTGCGCCCTTCACAGTCGAGCTGGGCGGACCCGCGACCTTCGACGAACGGGTGATCTTCCTGAAGGCCGGGGGCGACGGACTGGCCGCTGTGCACGCCACGCTCGTTTCAGCGCTGGGCGAAGTGCCGGGAACCTTCGAGCTGGGCGGCTATCATCCACACCTGACGCTGGCGCTGTCATGGCGACCCCTGCACGGCACCTGGCAGAACGCACTCGCCTCGGCACGGGCCGAGTTTGCCGATCTGGAGGCCGCGCCGCTGCGGTTCACGGCCAGTCGGGTGGCGTTGTTCGAGAAGCACAGAGCGGGGCAGCCCTACCAGGTGGCAGAGCGCTGGGAACTGGCGTGA
- a CDS encoding PIG-L deacetylase family protein — protein sequence MRLLPTRQRWLPPFILVSLALALWINFTPFTRLTQPRAAMRVERLPATSAFYSGQKIMILSPHPDDETLCCAGMIQQAHAAGADVYVTWLTSGDGFEFDAALEGRQLRPGTAAFRKLALRRMQEARAAAAVLDIPASHLNFLGYPDGGLFRLFLENYATAYTSPTSGLNRVNYDGTFNPGSAYTGLNLERDMASVVDAVNPDLLLVPAPQDAHLDHRTVSYLAQRLMAERGQTARLRFWVVHGGLEWPLPKGLHRGDPLTLPSRAMNLAWTRDDLTPAQVLKKGEAIAAYRTQITVLGRFMVAFERKNELLSTTALPPGPLGEGVQPIIQEGGGR from the coding sequence TTGAGGCTGTTGCCGACGCGGCAGCGCTGGTTGCCACCGTTCATTCTGGTGTCGTTGGCGCTGGCGCTGTGGATCAATTTCACGCCGTTTACCCGTCTGACGCAGCCCAGAGCAGCGATGCGGGTCGAGCGGCTTCCGGCGACCAGCGCGTTTTACAGCGGACAGAAGATCATGATTCTGTCGCCGCATCCCGACGACGAAACGCTGTGCTGCGCCGGAATGATTCAGCAGGCGCACGCGGCAGGCGCAGACGTCTACGTGACCTGGCTGACCAGCGGAGACGGCTTTGAGTTCGATGCCGCGCTGGAAGGTCGTCAGTTGCGTCCCGGCACCGCCGCCTTTCGCAAACTGGCGCTGCGCCGTATGCAGGAGGCCCGCGCTGCCGCCGCCGTACTGGACATTCCCGCATCGCACCTGAATTTTCTGGGCTACCCCGACGGCGGACTGTTCCGGCTGTTCCTCGAAAACTACGCCACCGCCTACACCTCGCCGACCAGCGGCCTGAACCGCGTGAACTACGACGGTACATTCAATCCGGGCAGCGCCTACACCGGCCTGAATCTGGAACGCGATATGGCGAGCGTGGTGGACGCCGTGAATCCCGATCTGCTGCTGGTGCCCGCCCCGCAGGACGCCCACCTGGATCACCGCACCGTCAGCTACCTCGCTCAGCGCCTGATGGCCGAGCGTGGGCAGACGGCGCGGCTGCGCTTCTGGGTGGTGCACGGCGGTCTGGAATGGCCGCTGCCCAAGGGGCTGCACCGTGGCGACCCGCTGACGCTGCCGTCACGCGCCATGAATCTGGCCTGGACACGCGACGACCTGACACCCGCACAGGTGCTGAAGAAAGGAGAGGCCATCGCCGCCTACCGCACCCAGATAACGGTGCTGGGCCGCTTTATGGTGGCCTTCGAGCGCAAGAACGAGTTGCTGAGCACCACGGCGCTTCCGCCGGGGCCGCTGGGCGAAGGCGTTCAGCCGATCATCCAGGAAGGAGGAGGGCGGTAA
- a CDS encoding META domain-containing protein, whose product MNTSSRLLGAALTLLVAATPAQASTTSVAPLILIDGTWAVARLSSGQTMPTGVRAVLNLVGGRVSGTTGCNSVMGRYTHAGSDLAFQGLASTRKFCAGVAGTTETLVLRSLSGAQKVAVYGPTGQKSMRISGTGGTLYLVKQK is encoded by the coding sequence ATGAACACATCTTCCAGGCTGTTGGGCGCGGCTCTGACTCTCTTGGTCGCGGCGACTCCGGCTCAGGCGAGTACCACCTCTGTCGCGCCGCTGATCCTGATCGACGGCACCTGGGCCGTTGCGCGGCTGTCGAGCGGCCAGACGATGCCCACGGGTGTCCGCGCCGTCCTGAATTTGGTGGGCGGCCGTGTGAGCGGCACCACCGGCTGCAACTCGGTGATGGGGCGCTATACGCATGCTGGCAGCGATCTGGCGTTTCAGGGCCTGGCGAGCACGCGCAAATTCTGTGCCGGAGTCGCAGGCACGACCGAAACGCTGGTGCTCAGATCGCTGAGCGGCGCACAGAAAGTAGCCGTGTATGGCCCCACCGGACAGAAGAGCATGCGGATCTCCGGCACGGGCGGCACGCTGTATCTGGTCAAGCAGAAATAG
- the tilS gene encoding tRNA lysidine(34) synthetase TilS, whose translation MNDVLPAALRSPLLPYRGRRVLVAVSGGADSVALLRALHAVGADVSAAHFDHGMRPSSAQDADFVRGLAASLNVPFATERADVGRIAAQKGWNLEDAARRLRYSFLTRAAKAAGVSGILTAHTRRDVAETVLWQLLRGEAVLNGIPAQRGQVERPWLTVSRAEIESYLGRLEQPWREDASNADTRFTRNWLRAEVLPLLAARSEGLEAALLRLARFQAQDDAALNAQAQAISEHAPLGGLPLAVLRRYARQRLQPPLHAGHLEEIAAALSGGHTRHLTLPGERPLTISAGRLVLEALPTPRPGFELPDGWELRHRLPGDQIHLPGGTRRLSDVLTDLHVPRLDRDRVWLLARERAVQWVGLTPALWAVGAQAAAGQARQPGDPETDESAMQAALALARQAAELGEVPVGAVVLWEGRIIAEAFNRSREQGDMTRHAELDALRQAASVLADQGGYLSGCTLVVTLEPCPMCLGAALEARIGRIVYGAANPRAGALGGVSDLLGHAWGHRPLITGGLLASASARLLRQTFRQIRAASPAADQRRAP comes from the coding sequence GTGAACGATGTCCTGCCAGCGGCGCTGCGCTCCCCTCTGCTGCCGTACCGGGGTCGCCGCGTGCTCGTGGCGGTGTCGGGCGGGGCCGATTCGGTGGCACTGCTGCGGGCGCTGCATGCCGTCGGAGCCGACGTGAGCGCCGCGCACTTCGATCACGGGATGAGGCCATCGTCTGCCCAGGACGCCGACTTCGTGCGCGGTCTGGCGGCCTCGCTGAACGTTCCCTTTGCAACCGAACGCGCCGATGTGGGCCGTATCGCTGCCCAGAAGGGCTGGAATCTGGAAGATGCGGCCCGGCGGCTGCGCTACAGCTTTCTGACGCGTGCGGCGAAGGCGGCGGGCGTCTCCGGCATCCTGACCGCCCATACCCGCCGCGACGTGGCCGAAACGGTGCTGTGGCAGCTGCTGCGCGGTGAGGCCGTGCTGAACGGAATTCCGGCGCAGCGCGGGCAAGTCGAGCGGCCCTGGCTGACCGTCAGCCGCGCCGAGATCGAAAGCTATCTGGGCCGCCTGGAGCAGCCGTGGCGCGAGGATGCCAGCAACGCCGACACGCGTTTTACCCGCAACTGGCTGCGGGCCGAGGTGCTGCCGCTGCTCGCGGCCAGAAGCGAGGGACTGGAAGCCGCGCTGCTGCGTCTGGCCCGCTTTCAGGCACAGGACGACGCTGCCCTGAACGCACAGGCACAGGCCATCAGCGAGCATGCGCCGCTCGGGGGGCTGCCGCTGGCAGTGCTGCGGCGGTATGCCCGGCAGCGCCTTCAGCCCCCGCTGCATGCGGGCCACCTGGAAGAAATCGCGGCGGCCCTGTCGGGTGGGCACACACGTCACCTGACGCTGCCGGGCGAGCGTCCCCTGACCATCAGTGCGGGGCGACTGGTGCTGGAGGCGTTGCCCACCCCGCGTCCCGGCTTCGAGCTGCCAGACGGCTGGGAGCTTCGCCACCGGCTGCCGGGCGATCAGATTCACCTGCCGGGCGGCACCCGGCGGCTGAGCGACGTGCTGACCGACCTGCACGTGCCGCGCCTCGACCGCGACCGCGTGTGGCTGCTGGCACGGGAACGGGCGGTGCAGTGGGTGGGCCTGACACCCGCGCTGTGGGCGGTGGGCGCACAGGCGGCGGCAGGGCAGGCGCGGCAGCCCGGCGACCCCGAAACCGACGAATCGGCGATGCAGGCGGCGCTCGCTCTGGCGCGGCAGGCGGCGGAACTGGGAGAGGTGCCGGTGGGTGCCGTGGTGCTCTGGGAAGGCCGGATCATCGCGGAGGCGTTCAACCGCAGTCGCGAGCAAGGGGACATGACCCGCCACGCCGAGCTGGACGCCCTGCGGCAGGCAGCGTCGGTGCTGGCGGATCAGGGCGGTTACCTGAGCGGCTGTACGCTGGTCGTGACGCTCGAACCCTGTCCGATGTGCCTGGGTGCGGCGCTGGAAGCGCGGATCGGGCGGATCGTCTACGGCGCGGCCAATCCGCGTGCTGGAGCCCTGGGCGGCGTCAGCGACCTGCTGGGGCATGCCTGGGGCCATCGCCCCCTCATCACGGGCGGCTTGCTGGCGTCGGCGTCGGCGCGGCTCCTGCGGCAGACCTTTCGGCAGATTCGCGCGGCGTCCCCGGCTGCCGACCAGCGCAGAGCACCCTGA
- a CDS encoding GNAT family N-acetyltransferase yields MHIRRVTRSDDPAIPAFGRLQNAVYFEPDMLIPAQYIAQMLEMEDAGERRNVLLLAENDEGEVIGGSIFHYLASAETGFSSFLGVARSARGQGVARALHGARWAALQEVSGGRCRAVFIDVVNPQRESHEQQTQEAAAGSNALERRQRFHALGFRTVDLPYVQPVGGENGGPVTDMDLLAYLPGDPATLPTALAGATMQAYWTPWLGRRRAEQEARKLEAGAHGQPEVALLPAWEGPKSRA; encoded by the coding sequence ATGCACATCCGCCGCGTCACCCGTTCCGACGATCCCGCCATTCCTGCCTTCGGGCGCCTGCAGAACGCCGTGTATTTCGAGCCGGACATGCTGATTCCGGCGCAGTACATCGCCCAGATGCTGGAAATGGAAGACGCGGGCGAGCGCCGAAATGTCCTGCTGCTGGCCGAAAACGACGAGGGCGAGGTGATCGGCGGCAGCATCTTTCATTATCTGGCGAGCGCCGAAACGGGCTTCAGCAGTTTTCTGGGCGTGGCACGCTCGGCGCGTGGGCAGGGCGTGGCGCGTGCGCTGCACGGTGCCCGCTGGGCCGCCCTTCAGGAAGTGTCAGGCGGTCGCTGCCGGGCAGTCTTTATCGACGTGGTCAATCCGCAGCGCGAGAGCCATGAGCAGCAGACGCAGGAGGCGGCGGCAGGGTCGAATGCCCTGGAACGCCGTCAGCGGTTTCACGCCCTGGGGTTCCGGACCGTCGATCTGCCGTATGTGCAGCCGGTAGGAGGTGAAAACGGCGGCCCCGTCACCGATATGGATCTGCTGGCGTATCTGCCCGGCGACCCGGCGACCCTGCCTACTGCGCTCGCAGGTGCCACCATGCAGGCGTACTGGACACCCTGGCTGGGGCGGCGGCGAGCAGAGCAGGAGGCCCGCAAACTGGAGGCCGGGGCACACGGACAGCCCGAGGTGGCGCTGCTACCGGCATGGGAAGGGCCGAAATCGAGAGCGTGA
- a CDS encoding serine/threonine-protein kinase, with protein MPLAGTLVDGQYHLVRPLGRGASSVVYFAVGRDGLAYAIKLFPPELRSHAERELKHGFGLHHPRLARVLASTTVQDHPSLVLAFARGQEMFSRYAHRPPLRLHGTQAPEVAQSERRAYLLTMAHLLDALAYLHSAGIVHRDVKPENIIVDSDGSARLVDFDLSGPMGERFPSLMRIGTGAFLSPEADRGEPLGAESDLYGVGLLLHWGLFGELPDPTAEHVTSDPLDSLRYALLDPSRTSRPDDAMKVREELLRLAAQPLRT; from the coding sequence ATGCCGCTCGCCGGGACGCTTGTGGATGGTCAATACCACCTGGTACGCCCGCTGGGACGTGGGGCCAGCAGCGTGGTCTATTTCGCGGTAGGGCGGGACGGCCTGGCCTACGCGATCAAACTGTTTCCTCCGGAACTGCGCTCTCACGCCGAGCGAGAGCTGAAGCACGGGTTCGGGCTGCACCATCCCCGGCTGGCACGGGTCCTGGCCTCGACCACCGTGCAGGACCACCCGAGCCTGGTCCTGGCGTTTGCACGTGGGCAGGAGATGTTCAGCCGGTACGCGCACCGGCCCCCGCTGCGGCTGCACGGCACCCAGGCTCCCGAGGTCGCCCAGAGCGAGCGCCGCGCCTATCTGCTGACGATGGCGCATCTGCTCGACGCCCTGGCCTACCTCCACAGCGCGGGTATCGTGCACCGCGACGTGAAGCCCGAAAATATCATCGTAGACAGTGACGGCAGCGCACGTCTGGTCGATTTCGATCTGTCGGGACCGATGGGCGAACGCTTTCCGAGCCTGATGCGGATCGGCACCGGGGCCTTTCTGTCGCCGGAAGCCGACCGGGGTGAGCCGCTGGGAGCGGAAAGCGACCTGTACGGCGTGGGTCTGCTGCTGCACTGGGGCCTGTTCGGTGAATTGCCTGACCCCACGGCCGAACACGTCACCTCCGATCCACTCGACAGCCTGCGCTACGCCCTGCTCGACCCCTCCCGCACCTCGCGGCCAGACGATGCCATGAAGGTCCGAGAAGAGCTGCTGCGACTGGCTGCCCAGCCCCTTCGCACATGA
- a CDS encoding HD-GYP domain-containing protein yields MSSVQPLRTGLGILALIGGVLAGMFGHLLLMASLFVLACVAFWESREVWSYVLVGVAALALAFSLPTLQFRGDPLALLGGVIWVCAMGALLLNHHSTRTQVAQMRNVIQALEKGSAELAQARDSDGIIRAGIQTLEKLDAAPNLAFVAFRRGTPHILGARGAFQAHLEQPILPSEDDSRSVQADHWVAEEALSLIPRAERVHFLNIPVIGHAGQQIGFLLLARRVVPGTKVADFEPETKGVVAAFARLFGSALGQWQAIRELRDANDLTLRSLGAALEHRDDDTGGHTARVVDLSIQLARRLGWKEDRIKALQWGAYLHDLGKLAIPDAILYKPTHLTPDERRIIQQHTTVGYDMLQDLHFLPAETLDLVRYHHERWDGKGYPSRLSGQDIPSTARIFSIVDVYDALISSRPYKEAWTRERALAEIKVQAGRQFDPQFVDAFLNMMQEKDDARLVL; encoded by the coding sequence GTGTCTTCCGTCCAACCTCTCCGCACCGGCCTGGGGATTCTGGCCCTCATAGGTGGAGTTCTGGCAGGGATGTTCGGACATCTGCTGTTGATGGCCTCGCTGTTCGTTCTGGCCTGTGTCGCTTTTTGGGAAAGCCGTGAGGTCTGGAGTTATGTCCTGGTGGGTGTCGCGGCGCTGGCCCTGGCGTTCAGCCTGCCGACGCTCCAGTTTCGTGGTGATCCGCTGGCGCTGCTGGGCGGCGTCATCTGGGTCTGTGCCATGGGCGCGCTGCTGCTGAACCACCACTCCACCCGGACGCAGGTGGCGCAGATGCGCAACGTGATTCAGGCGCTCGAAAAAGGCAGTGCCGAACTGGCCCAGGCCCGCGACTCGGACGGCATTATCCGGGCAGGCATTCAGACGCTCGAAAAGCTGGACGCGGCACCCAATCTGGCATTCGTGGCGTTCCGGCGCGGCACCCCGCACATTCTGGGCGCACGCGGCGCGTTTCAGGCACATCTGGAACAGCCGATTCTGCCCAGCGAAGACGACAGCCGCAGCGTTCAGGCCGATCACTGGGTGGCAGAAGAAGCCCTGAGCCTGATTCCCAGAGCCGAGCGCGTGCATTTTCTGAATATCCCGGTGATCGGGCATGCCGGACAGCAGATCGGCTTTCTGCTGCTGGCCCGGCGCGTCGTGCCAGGAACCAAGGTGGCGGATTTCGAGCCGGAAACCAAGGGAGTGGTGGCGGCCTTTGCGCGGCTGTTCGGGTCGGCGCTGGGCCAGTGGCAGGCGATCCGCGAACTGCGGGACGCCAACGACCTGACGCTGCGCTCTCTGGGTGCGGCCCTGGAGCACCGTGACGACGATACCGGAGGTCACACGGCGCGGGTGGTCGACCTGAGCATTCAGCTGGCCCGCCGCCTCGGCTGGAAGGAAGACCGCATCAAGGCGCTGCAGTGGGGCGCATATCTGCACGATCTGGGCAAACTGGCGATTCCCGATGCCATTCTGTACAAACCCACCCACCTGACTCCAGACGAGCGCCGCATCATCCAGCAGCACACCACCGTGGGCTACGACATGTTGCAGGATCTGCACTTCCTGCCCGCCGAGACGCTCGATCTGGTGCGCTATCACCATGAGCGCTGGGACGGTAAGGGCTATCCCAGTCGCCTGAGCGGTCAGGATATTCCGAGCACCGCCCGCATCTTCAGCATCGTGGACGTGTACGACGCGCTCATCAGCAGCCGCCCCTACAAGGAGGCATGGACCCGTGAACGCGCCCTCGCCGAGATCAAGGTGCAGGCCGGACGCCAGTTCGACCCGCAGTTCGTGGACGCCTTCCTGAACATGATGCAGGAGAAGGACGACGCCAGACTGGTGCTCTGA